From a region of the Fischerella sp. JS2 genome:
- a CDS encoding response regulator: MVDRGALQNSANKHILVCDDVEDNCYFLQMILELEGYTVDTVNSGEAVLAKLKVETFDLLLLDVMMPGMNGYEVAFRVQQNPDSQSLPIILITAHEQGLVEEECKVKVDGIIRKPVDPETLLAQVQASLQQT; encoded by the coding sequence ATGGTTGATAGAGGAGCATTGCAAAACAGTGCTAATAAGCACATTCTTGTCTGTGATGATGTTGAGGACAACTGCTATTTCCTGCAAATGATTTTGGAACTAGAGGGTTATACCGTTGACACAGTAAATTCTGGAGAGGCGGTGCTTGCCAAACTTAAAGTAGAAACTTTTGATTTGCTTCTATTGGATGTGATGATGCCAGGGATGAATGGATACGAAGTCGCTTTTCGTGTTCAACAAAACCCTGATAGCCAATCTCTGCCTATTATACTGATTACAGCACACGAACAAGGGCTTGTCGAAGAAGAATGTAAAGTAAAGGTGGATGGAATTATTCGTAAACCTGTTGACCCTGAGACTCTGTTAGCTCAAGTTCAAGCGAGTTTACAGCAAACCTAG
- a CDS encoding response regulator, whose protein sequence is MKTLQVLDGLRVLLVDDDADSLELVRFILEQYHAQVSSTASTCEALQVIRLWKPDILISDIAMPDEDGYSFIRNVRNLEGEMGQIPAIALTALVKQEAVAVALQAGFSTCIVKPFDPDQLVKVISNLLLQ, encoded by the coding sequence ATGAAGACCCTACAAGTCCTAGATGGTTTGCGGGTACTGCTGGTAGATGACGATGCCGATTCTCTTGAGTTAGTAAGGTTCATTCTTGAGCAATATCATGCTCAAGTGAGTTCGACAGCATCAACCTGTGAAGCCCTTCAGGTGATCCGGCTATGGAAACCAGATATTTTAATTAGCGATATTGCTATGCCTGATGAGGATGGTTATTCATTCATTCGCAACGTCAGAAATCTTGAAGGGGAGATGGGACAGATTCCAGCCATTGCTTTAACAGCACTTGTGAAGCAGGAAGCAGTTGCTGTTGCTTTGCAGGCGGGGTTCTCTACTTGTATAGTGAAACCGTTTGATCCTGATCAGTTGGTGAAAGTGATCTCCAACCTGTTGCTGCAATAA
- the tsaE gene encoding tRNA (adenosine(37)-N6)-threonylcarbamoyltransferase complex ATPase subunit type 1 TsaE: MKIFLADAEVTRSLGMTLGQYLSPNTVILLEGDLGAGKTTLVQGIGEGLGITEPIVSPTFTLINEYTTGRLPLYHLDLYRLEPQEVAALTLETYWEGVEVMPGIVAIEWADRMPYQPYSYLSLHLSHEDQGYRYVKITSCNFTINPEILAVFKEFVGS; encoded by the coding sequence ATGAAAATTTTTCTTGCTGATGCAGAGGTAACGCGATCGCTTGGTATGACTCTGGGCCAATACCTAAGTCCTAATACTGTGATTTTGTTAGAAGGCGATTTAGGTGCTGGTAAAACTACTCTAGTACAAGGTATTGGCGAAGGCTTGGGCATCACGGAACCTATTGTCAGTCCTACTTTTACTCTCATTAATGAATATACAACAGGGCGGCTTCCTCTCTATCATCTAGACCTGTATCGGCTAGAACCGCAAGAAGTAGCAGCTTTAACTTTAGAAACCTACTGGGAAGGTGTTGAGGTTATGCCAGGAATAGTGGCGATTGAATGGGCGGACAGAATGCCCTATCAGCCATATAGTTATCTCAGTCTGCATTTGAGTCATGAAGATCAAGGATATCGTTACGTTAAGATTACTTCATGTAATTTCACCATTAACCCAGAAATTTTAGCTGTTTTTAAAGAATTTGTTGGTAGCTGA
- a CDS encoding YvcK family protein translates to MSIGFFRQALNALQKQSRRRTPHRVNQWFKWLSPGLSVKRWLLISIGGVLLASLGLAIWIKLTPIFWALELVRGFLGAITEIIPNYISGPLVLLGGLLLLLWGQTRTVGSITEVLRPDSDEELVDVLLAYRRLYRGPKIVVIGGGTGLSTLLRGLKHYSANITAIVTVADDGGSSGRLRREFGVLPPGDIRNCLAALADEEKLLTELFQYRFQVGDGLTGHSFGNLFLTAMSEITGDLERAVAASSKVLAIRGQVLPATLSDVRLWAELADGRRIEGESKITEAGGNIVKIGCLPVNPPALPAAIKAIKEANYIIMGPGSLYTSVIPNLLVPEIADAIAASVAPCIYVCNIMTQPGETQGFSVADHIRAIDAACGDRRLFNAVLVHKKSPSERALIRYAQQHSHPVFLDREDVTKLGRRIVLANVMYEDDTGCVRHDPQRLAKVLLRWYSGAHHAR, encoded by the coding sequence ATGTCAATTGGTTTTTTCAGACAAGCCCTTAACGCTTTGCAAAAGCAGTCGCGCCGCCGCACTCCCCACCGAGTTAATCAGTGGTTCAAATGGTTATCACCAGGACTATCGGTGAAACGTTGGTTGTTGATTAGCATTGGGGGTGTGTTACTAGCATCTCTGGGGTTGGCAATTTGGATTAAGCTAACGCCGATTTTCTGGGCGCTGGAATTAGTGAGGGGTTTTCTGGGAGCAATTACTGAGATCATACCCAACTATATTAGTGGGCCTCTTGTTTTGCTAGGTGGGTTGTTGTTGCTACTTTGGGGACAAACCCGCACAGTTGGTTCAATTACTGAAGTCCTACGACCTGATAGTGACGAAGAATTAGTGGATGTGCTGTTAGCCTATCGCCGACTGTACCGAGGGCCGAAAATAGTTGTGATTGGAGGCGGTACGGGACTTTCTACTTTACTAAGAGGACTCAAACATTACAGCGCTAATATTACTGCTATTGTTACTGTCGCTGATGATGGCGGATCTTCTGGGCGCTTGCGTCGAGAATTTGGTGTTTTACCACCTGGGGACATTCGCAATTGTTTGGCAGCCCTAGCGGACGAAGAAAAATTACTCACAGAACTGTTTCAATATCGTTTTCAAGTCGGCGATGGTTTAACTGGTCACAGCTTTGGTAATTTGTTCTTAACCGCGATGAGCGAAATTACTGGCGATTTGGAACGGGCAGTTGCTGCTAGTTCTAAAGTACTCGCCATCCGAGGACAAGTTTTACCAGCAACTCTTAGTGATGTGCGCTTGTGGGCGGAATTGGCTGATGGTCGTCGCATAGAAGGGGAGTCTAAAATTACCGAAGCAGGAGGTAATATTGTTAAGATTGGCTGTCTGCCTGTGAATCCGCCTGCTTTGCCTGCGGCAATTAAGGCGATTAAGGAAGCTAACTATATAATTATGGGGCCTGGTAGTCTGTATACTAGCGTTATTCCTAATCTCTTAGTACCAGAAATTGCTGATGCGATCGCCGCGTCAGTTGCACCTTGTATTTATGTCTGCAATATCATGACTCAACCAGGAGAAACCCAAGGATTTAGTGTTGCTGACCATATTCGGGCAATTGATGCTGCTTGCGGTGATAGACGTTTATTTAATGCTGTGCTGGTACACAAAAAATCTCCTTCAGAACGCGCCCTGATACGTTACGCACAACAACACTCCCATCCTGTCTTTTTAGATCGCGAAGATGTCACCAAATTAGGACGAAGAATTGTTTTAGCTAATGTCATGTACGAAGATGACACAGGTTGTGTGCGCCATGATCCCCAAAGATTAGCAAAGGTGTTATTGCGGTGGTACAGTGGAGCCCATCACGCGAGATGA
- the ruvC gene encoding crossover junction endodeoxyribonuclease RuvC, whose translation MEKRILGLDPGLATLGFGTIICNSSQAQQRDTTVDMLDFGVITTAADAEMGQRLRTLYEDLHTLIEDLQPDLVAIEKLFFYRMGNTILVAQARGVIMLVLAQHNLPYLEFTPAQIKQALTGYGNAEKYEVQQAVARELNLDYVPRPDDAADALAVALTALFQY comes from the coding sequence ATGGAAAAGCGAATTTTAGGATTAGATCCAGGTTTAGCAACTTTAGGATTTGGAACAATTATCTGCAATTCAAGCCAAGCTCAGCAGCGAGATACCACAGTAGATATGCTAGATTTTGGTGTGATTACCACAGCAGCCGACGCGGAAATGGGCCAGAGGCTACGTACATTGTACGAAGATTTACACACTTTGATCGAAGATTTACAACCAGACTTGGTAGCAATTGAAAAACTATTTTTCTATCGTATGGGAAATACTATCTTAGTTGCTCAAGCCCGGGGTGTCATCATGCTAGTTTTGGCACAACACAATCTTCCGTATTTAGAGTTTACCCCTGCTCAAATTAAACAAGCATTAACAGGGTACGGCAATGCAGAAAAATACGAAGTTCAACAAGCCGTAGCGCGAGAGTTAAATTTAGATTATGTTCCTCGTCCAGATGATGCCGCAGATGCTTTAGCAGTAGCTTTGACAGCCTTGTTTCAGTATTGA
- a CDS encoding IS1 family transposase (programmed frameshift), producing MECPRCGSCHNRKNGKKRGKQNHICCDCGRQFIDVYKPPRGYSDEIKQECLKMYVNGMGFRGIERVKNVHHTTIIHWVKRVGTQLADTPNSKEIPQVGELDELETFIGFKKNKIWLWTAVNHFTQGILAWVLGDRSSTTFQQLWNIVQCWQSYFYVTDGYPVYPCFVPDGDQIVSKTYMTRVENENTRLRHYLARLHRKTLCYSKTEEMLRYSVRLLLHYLKYRSVPLPA from the exons ATGGAATGTCCACGCTGTGGATCTTGTCATAACCGTAAGAATGGAAAGAAAAGAGGTAAACAGAATCACATTTGCTGTGATTGTGGTCGTCAATTCATTGATGTCTATAAACCACCCAGGGGCTACTCGGATGAAATCAAACAAGAATGCCTAAAAATGTACGTCAATGGTATGGGATTTCGTGGAATTGAAAGGGTGAAAAACGTTCATCATACTACCATTATTCATTGGGTTAAACGAGTGGGTACACAATTGGCGGATACACCAAATTCAAAGGAAATTCCGCAGGTGGGAGAACTAGATGAATTAGAAACATTTATTGGTT TCAAAAAAAATAAAATCTGGTTGTGGACGGCGGTAAATCACTTTACTCAAGGTATTCTTGCTTGGGTTTTAGGTGATCGTAGTTCGACTACTTTCCAACAGTTATGGAACATTGTCCAGTGTTGGCAGAGTTATTTTTACGTCACAGATGGATACCCTGTTTACCCTTGTTTTGTTCCTGATGGTGACCAAATTGTGAGTAAGACCTACATGACACGAGTCGAAAATGAAAACACAAGGCTTAGACATTATTTGGCTCGTCTTCATCGTAAAACTTTATGTTATTCCAAAACCGAGGAAATGCTGAGATACTCTGTTCGATTGTTATTGCACTACCTCAAATATCGTTCTGTTCCCTTACCTGCCTAA
- the aqpZ gene encoding aquaporin Z, protein MVSLFTRCLAEFIGTFVLVLGGCGSAVFAAAFPNITTNELGIGFVGVALAFGLTVLIMAYAVGHISGCHLNPAVSFGLWSGKRFPASELLPYIIAQVLGATVAAGLIYFIATGKPGFTLSGSNPLATNGFGVHSPGGYSLIACFITEIVLTFVFLIVILGATDGRAPKGFAPIAIGMALTLIHLISIPITNTSVNPARSTGPALFAGVEMFRQVWMFWVAPILGAILAGLFYSSALGESGVQVVGEAESGSSRDISKGGYSRR, encoded by the coding sequence ATGGTGTCACTTTTTACGCGGTGTCTTGCAGAATTTATCGGCACTTTTGTGCTAGTTCTTGGTGGGTGTGGCAGTGCAGTTTTTGCAGCAGCATTTCCTAATATCACAACAAATGAATTAGGAATTGGCTTTGTAGGTGTTGCTTTAGCATTTGGTCTAACAGTGCTGATTATGGCCTATGCCGTTGGTCACATCTCAGGTTGCCACCTTAACCCAGCTGTATCATTTGGACTTTGGTCAGGAAAGCGTTTTCCTGCCTCTGAGTTACTTCCATATATCATTGCTCAAGTATTGGGAGCAACAGTAGCCGCAGGCTTAATTTATTTTATTGCTACTGGTAAACCAGGATTTACACTTTCTGGTTCCAATCCACTAGCAACCAATGGTTTTGGAGTGCATTCTCCTGGGGGTTATTCATTGATTGCCTGTTTCATAACAGAGATTGTACTTACCTTTGTTTTTTTAATTGTCATCTTAGGTGCAACTGATGGTCGCGCTCCTAAAGGTTTTGCACCGATTGCCATTGGTATGGCACTGACACTAATTCATTTGATTAGCATTCCCATAACTAATACATCGGTGAATCCTGCTCGTAGTACTGGTCCTGCACTTTTTGCTGGTGTAGAAATGTTTAGGCAAGTATGGATGTTTTGGGTAGCTCCTATTTTAGGCGCAATCTTGGCAGGCTTGTTTTATTCAAGCGCTTTAGGTGAATCAGGAGTGCAAGTTGTAGGTGAGGCAGAATCTGGCTCTTCACGAGATATAAGTAAGGGGGGTTATTCGCGGCGATAG
- a CDS encoding DUF1269 domain-containing protein: MENPINLIIACFRDQKEAAEVLEELKLLKKEKIFGLWNAAVITKNQNGKLSLKQTAQTVGIKSGAGICGILGAIIGIVAGGPIAGIVLDTAPGAFSGTVINLGFDDRELREFGNSMAPGSSAIVAIIEPQWVGELVYTLTKPGAEIMRQQPKDAVLERSLSR, encoded by the coding sequence ATGGAAAATCCTATTAACCTAATCATTGCTTGTTTTAGAGACCAAAAAGAGGCTGCCGAAGTACTTGAGGAGCTAAAGCTACTCAAAAAAGAAAAGATTTTCGGTCTTTGGAATGCAGCAGTCATTACTAAGAATCAAAACGGTAAGCTGTCTCTGAAACAAACAGCCCAAACAGTAGGAATCAAAAGCGGTGCGGGTATTTGTGGCATTTTAGGGGCCATTATCGGCATTGTTGCAGGTGGCCCAATTGCAGGCATAGTGTTAGATACCGCACCTGGTGCTTTTAGCGGAACAGTGATCAATTTAGGGTTTGATGATCGAGAACTTAGAGAATTTGGGAACTCTATGGCTCCTGGTAGTTCTGCCATCGTTGCCATTATTGAACCTCAATGGGTTGGAGAACTGGTTTATACCCTGACGAAACCAGGAGCCGAAATCATGCGTCAGCAGCCTAAGGACGCAGTGCTAGAGCGATCGCTATCTAGGTAA
- a CDS encoding response regulator produces the protein MSGKLILLIDHEASVRTILQVCLSRLGGWNVLSVSSLSQGLEVLMLKEALLLKRPDVILLDMPMLATDGLGVMQEFRNHPLIQPIPIVLITAKASWFSDQQLKHMRIVGAIAKPFNPIKLPKQITDILNWES, from the coding sequence ATGTCTGGTAAGCTGATTTTGCTCATCGATCACGAAGCTTCTGTCCGAACGATTTTGCAAGTTTGTTTAAGTCGTCTTGGTGGCTGGAATGTGCTGTCAGTTTCCTCTCTCAGTCAAGGGCTGGAAGTTTTAATGCTTAAAGAAGCATTATTGCTCAAAAGACCTGATGTGATTCTTCTGGATATGCCGATGCTAGCAACAGATGGTCTTGGGGTTATGCAAGAATTTAGAAATCATCCACTCATCCAACCTATTCCAATTGTTTTGATCACCGCAAAAGCCAGCTGGTTTTCAGATCAACAGCTTAAACATATGAGAATTGTTGGAGCGATCGCCAAGCCTTTCAACCCAATTAAACTGCCCAAACAAATTACTGACATACTTAATTGGGAATCATAA
- a CDS encoding response regulator → MIKRILVVDDEKDIRRVVQVSLEKFAGWQAFLAESGEEGLLKAKTEKPLDAILLDVSMPDMDGFQVYDRLRSDVATRSIPVILLTAKVLPSDRQRFAKMGVAGVITKPFDPMTVWNQVNTILGW, encoded by the coding sequence ATGATCAAACGTATATTAGTTGTAGACGACGAAAAAGACATTCGTAGAGTAGTTCAAGTCTCCCTGGAAAAATTTGCAGGCTGGCAAGCTTTTCTAGCTGAGTCAGGTGAGGAAGGATTACTCAAAGCAAAAACTGAAAAACCCCTAGACGCTATTCTCTTAGATGTGTCGATGCCAGATATGGATGGATTTCAGGTATATGATCGCCTTCGTTCGGATGTAGCGACACGATCCATTCCAGTTATACTGCTTACAGCTAAAGTATTGCCGAGCGATCGCCAACGCTTTGCCAAGATGGGAGTTGCTGGTGTGATTACCAAACCGTTTGACCCCATGACAGTTTGGAATCAGGTGAATACAATTTTGGGCTGGTAG